Proteins from a genomic interval of Methanococcoides sp. AM1:
- a CDS encoding aspartate dehydrogenase yields the protein MLKIGVFGCGAIGTELCKAIDSGHIDVELYAVYDRHEQATIDLKEQLRNMDPKVLEIVEMVKHVDLVVECASQQAVYEVVPTALHAKCDVMSISVGAFADQNLLKMTTDLAKEYDCKVYLPSGAIAGLDGLKSASAKTIHSVTLTTEKHPRSLAGAPYVIQNNIDLDAITGKTVIFDGMASEAVKAFPANVNVAASLSIAGIGFDRTKVKIVANPALSRNIHEITVEGEFGMFTSRVENVPAPTNPKTSYLAALSAISTLKKIASPLQVGT from the coding sequence ATGCTAAAGATCGGAGTGTTCGGATGTGGAGCTATCGGTACCGAACTTTGCAAAGCTATCGATTCCGGCCACATAGATGTCGAACTGTATGCAGTGTATGACAGACACGAACAGGCAACAATTGATTTGAAAGAACAGCTCAGGAACATGGATCCGAAAGTTCTTGAGATCGTAGAGATGGTAAAGCACGTTGATCTTGTGGTAGAATGTGCGTCCCAGCAGGCAGTCTACGAAGTAGTTCCTACTGCCCTGCATGCAAAGTGTGATGTCATGTCTATAAGTGTGGGAGCTTTTGCTGACCAGAATCTCCTTAAAATGACCACTGACCTTGCAAAGGAGTATGACTGCAAGGTATACCTCCCCTCAGGAGCAATTGCAGGTCTCGATGGCTTAAAATCTGCATCTGCAAAAACGATCCATTCGGTGACACTGACCACGGAGAAGCATCCCAGAAGCCTTGCAGGAGCACCCTATGTTATCCAGAACAACATAGACCTTGATGCTATCACAGGAAAGACCGTAATATTTGATGGCATGGCGTCCGAAGCTGTCAAAGCTTTTCCTGCCAATGTTAATGTTGCAGCATCCCTGAGCATTGCAGGTATCGGTTTTGATAGAACAAAGGTCAAGATCGTTGCAAATCCTGCACTTTCAAGGAACATCCATGAAATTACCGTAGAAGGAGAGTTCGGAATGTTCACAAGCCGTGTGGAGAACGTCCCGGCCCCGACAAACCCCAAAACAAGTTATCTGGCTGCCTTGTCAGCGATATCCACATTAAAGAAGATCGCATCTCCACTTCAGGTAGGTACATGA
- the nadC gene encoding carboxylating nicotinate-nucleotide diphosphorylase, translating to MILNCEIERFISEDLGANDISCTLVPETKINAIIFAKEDCVVAGIEVAQRIMEYFGIQTNTELVEGDEIKAGDTIFEVTGNSVAILRAERLVLNFLGHLTGIATLTHKYVQTVRQYSDTKVAGTRKTTPGIRKFEKLAIIAGGGDPHRFDLSDAIMIKDNHINAMGLENAIVSAKKLAGFTQKIDVEVETAEDAVTAARLGVDIIMFDNMLPEQVIHTLEELKREGVRDDVIIEVSGGINLDNISEYAKTGVDVISIGSLVHKAEWTDVSLEFIETDT from the coding sequence ATGATACTGAACTGTGAGATAGAACGATTCATCAGTGAAGATCTTGGGGCTAATGATATTTCCTGCACCCTTGTTCCTGAAACAAAGATCAATGCGATCATTTTTGCAAAAGAGGATTGTGTTGTCGCAGGGATCGAAGTTGCACAAAGGATAATGGAATACTTTGGTATCCAGACAAATACGGAACTTGTGGAAGGGGATGAGATCAAAGCAGGGGATACGATCTTTGAAGTAACTGGAAATTCCGTAGCAATATTACGCGCCGAACGCCTTGTCCTGAACTTCCTGGGACATCTTACCGGAATTGCAACATTGACCCACAAATATGTACAGACGGTCAGGCAGTATTCAGATACAAAGGTGGCCGGGACCAGAAAAACAACTCCGGGGATAAGAAAGTTCGAAAAGCTTGCTATCATTGCAGGTGGAGGAGACCCTCACAGGTTCGATCTTTCAGATGCCATTATGATCAAGGACAACCACATAAATGCCATGGGTCTTGAGAACGCAATTGTCTCTGCTAAAAAACTGGCTGGATTTACACAGAAGATCGATGTGGAAGTCGAGACAGCAGAAGATGCGGTCACAGCAGCACGACTGGGTGTTGATATTATCATGTTCGACAATATGTTACCCGAACAGGTGATCCATACGCTGGAAGAATTGAAACGGGAAGGAGTCAGGGATGATGTTATCATTGAGGTTTCAGGAGGTATAAACCTGGATAACATTTCAGAATATGCCAAGACAGGCGTTGATGTGATATCTATTGGTTCACTTGTGCATAAAGCAGAGTGGACAGATGTCAGTCTTGAATTTATAGAAACTGATACGTGA